A window of Planctomycetia bacterium genomic DNA:
CAGTGTCACTGGTTTCGTCAACACCCAGCAACATGAAGCAGACCTGCCGTTGACTCAACTCATCCCCTCATTCCCCGGAATTGGGTGAAGAACCTTTTTAAGGGAGCCCGCATCCTCAGTCTGCGGCTAGGTGGCGGACGGCAGTCTCTGGATCTTGATGCGAACCTCCGTACTTCGTTCATCGAACAATTCCAGGATCGGAACGATCTACAGCGTGAATTGGAGCGAGCAATGGTCCTCGCGATTCGACGCCGCTTTGATGAACAAGATCCAGTTCGATTTGAGCTTACGCGCCTTCGCGTTACTTCGCATCCTCCACAGAGCCATCCATTGGGTTGGGACGCATTTGTAGCAAAGTTGAGTGTCGAAGACCGCACGCAAGCGGTGAGAGGCCTTCCAGCGATAGCGCTCGACCTGGCAGCTCCGGAAGAACTCCGGGAGACGTCCGTAGGAAGAATCAAGATTGGCGGCCACGAAGTCCATGCCTACACGCTCGAACGCATCGCGGGAGAAAAGCTGCGGGCCTTCTTGAGTTCGCTGCCCACGTACCTCGCGAAAAAGGAGCGATCGGCAGGAGCCGTTCGGGCAAAAGACCTCTATGACATCTCCCGTATTCGTCAAGCTCGTGGTTTGCAGAACGAAGAATTTTGGCACTCGGTTGGGTTAGAGTTCAAACTTGCCTGCAAGAGTCGCTACGTGGACTGCGACGGCCTTTCATCGTTTCATGAGCAGTGGGATGTAACTCGAAGAACCTACTCGGCAGGAATTATTCCGTCCGACATTTCGTTTGACGAAGTCGAAAAAACGATCGACGAGATTGTCGAGTTCTTTGCACGTGTCGGAATCATTCCATTCCAATTCCCGATGCCTCGCCAAGGTAAAACTTGACCCCAACGGGCCTTCGGTGGCCAACTACAACACCTCGACCTTCGATCACAGCCCATTCGCGTCTTTCGTGGTTCCTCTCCTACGACAACACCGCTTCGCGGAAGTTAAAGGTTGCGCTGTTTGACAGTTTATGAAATAGATCGACCGCCATCGACCGTCTCAAGAATCTCCCATGAACATCAGCGAAGCATTTCCATTTGGCCGCATCGTCATCGCGGGCGGTAGCGGCTTCCTTGGAACTTCGCTCGCCGCGCACCTGGCCGAGCTTGGCGCCGAAGTGGTCGTGCTGTCGCGCGGCAATGCACAGGTTCATGGGGCCGTTCGATACATTCATTGGGACGCCCGCACGCTCGGTGACTGGCAGGCTGCGCTCGACGGGGCATCGGCGCTAGTGAACCTCGCCGGGCGCAGCGTGGATTGCATCAAGACGCCCGACCACATGGACGAAATCGTGCGCTCTCGCGTCGAGGCGACACGCGTTTTGGGTCAGGCAGTGCGAAACGTCGCCGCTCCGCCGCCGGTCTGGGTGCAGATGAGCACCGCCCATATTTATGGCGACGCGCCAGAGTTGATCTGTACCGAGGATTCGGCGTTTGGCTATGGACTTGCTCCGCACGTCGGTTGCGCCTGGGAAGAAGCGTTCCGCGCAAGCGTGTTGCCAACTCAACGCGGCGTCGTGCTGAGAACCAGTTTCGTGATTGGCAGAAACCGCGGCGTTGGCGCCGGCGCGCTCGACCGATTGCGAACGGTGGTGAAACTCGGCCTAGGCGGTCGCGTCGGCTCCGGCCGACAAGGCATCAGTTGGATTCACGAACACGACCTGCATCGCATCGTAGATCGCGCGGTCGTCAATCCAGAGATGCACGGCGCCTACATCGCTTCGTCTCCCCATCCAGTTTCTCAAGTCGAATTCATGCGCGCGTTGCGTCGCACCATGCGCATGCCTGTCGGGCTGCCGGCAACGGCTTGGATGGTCCGGTTCGGCGCACACTACTTTCTGCACACGGATCCAGAACTTGCGCTATACGGACGTTACGTGATTCCCCAGCGTCTGCTGGACCAAGGCTTCGAGTTTCGGTTCGACCACCTCGAAGAGGCGTTAGGCGAGGCACTAGCGATTCGGCCGGCTGGCAGTGCTACTTCGCCGGCTCTTCCTTAAACCGCTCATCAATAATCGGCGTGTCCGCCGGCAACTCGATGCGGTTCAAATCGACGATCTCGCCGTCGACCACCAGGCGAATGGACATCAACATCTCCTGGTTTTTTCCATAAGGTTGTTTGTTCATGCACACGCCCGCGGCCCCGTCCTTGTCGACGCGCAAGTGATCGCCGCGCAGCAACGTCAGGCTCGCCCCTTTTCCTTTGACCGCGAGTAAATGAGGCCAGGCGGCCTCGAATTCTTCCCGGCTCGTAAACGGGATGTCGTACGATTGGCCATTAAAATCATGTTGCCAGGACCACGCCTGCTTCCGGAGCGGCTCCAATTCCTCGGGCCAGGTATCCGGCCACTCCCCGCCGGGCCCGCCGAAGGAGATGGCGTACGCCGGACCGGCGGCCAAGGATAAGAACAAGGCCAACAAAACGATTACCCGCTTCATCGCACGTTCTCCGAAATGATTTGAGCGGCGCCCAGGACAGATAACGCCTGGGACGCTGATATATTAGACGAAGCTGGGCAGGATTTTGATTTCGCACAGGCTCACATCGATTCGGCCGTGCCTGGTCCCGGATCGGCGCCGCGTGGGGCGAAATGTGCGGCAGGGAGGTTTTTAGCGTGGTATAAATTAAGGGATTAGTAGGGCAAGTGTATGTCCTACGTCCTGAGGCGTTCGATCAAGTCGAAACCATCAGCGGGGTGTTCAACTAGGGCGCCCCCAAAGCCGTTCTTACCTGGCGGAATTCGCATGGAAAAGCAGGTCGCCTTTGCCTTCCCCACGCCGATTGGACATTTTGAGGTTCCGGATTCCGAAGCCGTGAACCGGGAACTGCGCCGCCTGATTCTCGAGAAGGCGACGACCGTGCCCTCGGAGAATTACAGCAATACCGGGGGATGGCATTCCAAGGCCGACGCGCTCGAATGGCCGCGCGCCGAGATCAAGATCCTCAAGGCGTGGATCTTCGAGGCCGTGCAACACATGGTGAAGACGACGTTCGAGATGATGGAAGGTGCGAACATTCGCACGAGTGGAACCGGCAACCTGAAGGTCGTTGGCTGGGCCAACATCTGTCGGACAGGCGACTATCACCGCATTCACAATCATCCTGGCAGCGCTTGGTCCGGAGTCTATTACGTGAGCGGCGGGACCGACGCCCCGGAGCATCCACTGAGCGGGCAACTCGAATTGCTCGATCCCCGACCGTTCACCGAGATGGTTTCTACTCCCGGCAGCCCGTTCGGACAAAAGTTGCTGGTGAAGGCCCAGTCCGGCATGATGGTCCTGTTCCCGGGATGGCTCTACCACTGTGTGAATCCCTACTTTGGCGCCGGCGAACGGATTTCCATCGCCTTCAATGCCTTGCCCGTCTAGTCGAAACTGAATTGCCAAGGTCGTTCCGCGCGGAACCGAGTGAATACGATGGCTGAATCGACCTTCGCGGACGAGTTGACGGCTTCGCCCGAGCTCTTTCCTTTCGCCTTCCAGCAGGACAGCGACGCGGTTGCGTTCCTACGTCTGAGCCGGGCCGACTACGCCAAAGCGAGCTTCCTCGATGCGCGGATGCTCGCACCCAGCGTCATGGGCGACCCAATCGCATGGGAGCAAGTGCAGAGCGCCGCTGCCGCGCTCCCGCGACGCTGCCACTTCATCTTCCATATTTCGCACGTCGGCTCGACGTTGCTGTCGCGATTGCTTGGCGACGCCCCCGGGCTGTTCTCGCTCCGTGAGCCGAAAATGCTTCGCACCTTGGCTGACGTTCGGCTTCAGCTTGGGAAGCCCGACTGTCCGTGGAACGCTGCCGAGTTTAACCAGCGTCTCGCCACGTTGTTGGGGCTCTGGTCGCGCACTTTCGAGCCAAGCGAAACGTCCGTCATCAAGGCCACGAGCTTCGTATCCGAGATGTCCGAACTCCTCCTGGAGCGCGTGCCCACGTCGCGGGCAATCTTGTTGATCGTCTCGCCAGTTACGTTCCTCGCGGCGTTGCTCGACGGGGCGATGAGCGACATCACTGGCCAGGCGGAGCGGCGGCTGAATCGCCTCCACCAAAGGCTCGGGTACGAGCATTGGCGCTTGGCGAATCTCTCGCCAGGCGAGTGCGTGGCCATGAGCTGGCTGTGCGAGGTCAGTTCTTTACACGCGGCTGCCGCCCGATTTCCGGAGCGCGTCTTCTGGCTGGACTTCGACCACTTCCTGACAGTCCCCACAGGCGGGCTGGCGGCGTCGCTGCGCCACCTGCGCATCGAGGCGGATGAGTCGACCGTGCGCTCGCTCCTCGCGCAACCGACCATGCAGCAATACGCCAAGAATCCGGAAACTGCCTTTGACGTGGGAACGCGCAAGCAACTGTTGCAACAGTCCCTAGAGGTTCACAAGGACGAGATCAAGAAGGGGCTCAATTGGCTCTTCCGCACCGCGAAACTGCCCGGCGTCGGGCGGATGATTGCGGAAATCCAGGCCGCCGTGGAACGGCCGTTCGACGACAAGAACTAAGCGAAATAGTCGTCCGTCGAAATGGGAAAACCACGGCCGCCATCGCGACGAACTCAAAATCACGGCTATTCGCCCCGGAGGAGAGGCATTTTCGCGTACTGCATGGGGATCGTCGCGATCGGTTCTTCGAGCTGCGCGTCGGCGCGCCGGCGACCGACGTGCCGAACGTAGCCCAGGTATTCGCCGCGATCCGCGCCCAGCGTGTTGATTTCGGCTTCGTTGTGTGGGGCTACCAACTTGTGCCAGTCGCGCCAAAGTTGCCAGCCATCGGGCATCGTATCGGCGGTATCAATTTCCATGATGCCGGTCCGTTCCCAATGCCGCCGCCACCAGTTCGCCGAATGCAGGCTCCAGAGTTCCGGCGTCCACCACGCGCGCAGATGATCGGGCAGGGCCCCTTCGATTTCCCTCACGAGCCCGGCGCCCGCAATACCGATCGGGCCTCCTGGCTTTACCAATCGAGCGAGGTAGCTCAGATACATGTCGTCCGTGCCGTAGTAGATGAACGAATCGATACTCACGATGGCATCGAAAAAGTCCGCGGCGTACGGCAACGAACGGGCATCCGCATGAATGGGAAAGACGCCATCCTCGGCGCCGGCATCCCGGATGCGTTGGAGGTTCTCCGAGGCGTCGAACCACAGGTCGGTCGCCCACACCTGCACGCCGAACTCCCGGTGCAGGAAGATCGACGACATCGCGCGTCCGCAACCAAGGTCCAACACCCGCATCCCAGGCCGCAAGTCCATCGCCTCCGCGAGCCATTCGGTCAGCCACAGAGCATTGGCGCCGCCACTAGCGCTGCCAACAACCCATTCGGGATGATACTTCGATGAGCGAGGAAACTTCTCGGAGAATAATCGATTGTCCAATGTCATGTGCATCCGCCTACGTGGATCGACTCGGTTCCAGATCAGCGCGGATTGTACTCGGTCGTATCTGCGCGAGAGCCGAGAAATCAAGCAAAAAAGTCCGTCGGCGCCTTCACCGACAGGCCTCTGCGGAACTATCGTCGGGGCGACTGGACGCAGTAAGAACTTATTGTGGCCAACGTCCGCGGCTGGGACGGCAGCGTGCAGCGAATTCTCGTCGGACAACTAGACGCCAGCCGGCGGTAACGACACACATCATCAGACCGGCCCACTCAAGAAAGCTACGCACTCGCGGAAGCGAATCGACAGGCCGCATTTACCGCAGCGAATGGTTAAGCCTCCCTCTGAGCCACCGACTCCGCCTCGCGCTTGATGGCCTGGCACCGGCCCTCCAGCAACCGCCGCAGGTAGCCGGTCAGATACAAGCGGTCGACCAGCCACCCGAGCGGGCCGAGCGGAGATCGGAACTCCACCTCGTCCGTCATTGTCGTGCGGCCGTCCTGCGCCTCGAACCGGTGGTCATGCGCGAACGATCGGAACGCTCCAGCCGTCATCACATCCCGGAAGTATCCGGGGCGCTCGAAAGTCGTCACCTCGACGGTCAGTCGCTGGCGGATGCCCAGGTGCCGGGCCTCCCAGGTGACCGATTCTCCCGGTCCGATCAGCCCCGTCGTCCGCCCGGCGACCGCACGCTCGCCGGTGCCCACCAAAGAGCGGGTGTGGAAGTCGATATCGCACGCCAAGTCGAAGCACACGTCGATCGGTGCGGCGATGTCTGTGACGAGTCGGAACCTGGCCATTGCACTCCCAAAGCCTCAGTTGTGGCACGGTCTCCCGACCGTGCCACCGCCCCGACCGAAGGTCTCCCACCCCGCACAACAACCTATTCAGAATCGGCCGACGGTTCCAGCGGTTCACCAAAGTAGAGCGTGTGCCCCTGATCGTCACGAATGACGAACTCGCGCGTACTCCAAGCCGTGTCGTGAACATCCTTCACGAACTCGACGCCATTCGCCCGGTACTGAGCGGCTAGCGCGGCGATATCGTCGGTCTCGAAGTAAAGGTGCAAATACCCGCTGGCGCCGACGTAAGCAATCGAAGGATCCAGCTCTTTCACCAACTTCAAATGAAAAGGAGACCATGTACTGCGCCAAGAATTCGCTTGCTATTCGCCTTCGCCACCGGTGGCTTTCCCACTCATTACGCCGCGGACCATTCCCCAGCCTTTCGCCAGCAACCTTCCGGTGAACAACTCCTCGGTAAGGGTGCTCTTCTCCCCGGAGAAGTTGGTCCAAACCGCCTCGATGTACGGCCCGCTGGATTCGCGGAGCGTCGCGTACATGCCCTTTGCGCCGATTTCGTTCAGGCCTTGGCGGTAGTGGTCGAGGATGTGGCGGTCGAAGAGGCTGCCGGCGACTTTCACCGTGGATAGCGCGCCTTGGCTGACATTGCCAAGTTTACCGAGTGAATACAACGTCATCGTCGTGGAGACGCTCCAGACGTCGGCGTCCTGGGCCTTGGCCATGGCGTGCATGTCGTTCCAGAGGCGTTCCACTTCGGCACGCGGCAAAGCTTGCATGATGTCGACGCGCGTCGCCGCGTCGCGGGCTTGCTTGACCGTTTCTTTGAGGCCTTCGACGGAGAGCGGCGGCGTATCAAACGCGCCGGAGGTGACCTTCGCCGTATCCGCCACGGCCGAGAGCAGATCGTCGACGTTGTTGATCATCGCGTTGTCGTCGATGAGATGTTGCCGCTTGAGTTCGACGGACAACTCCTTCAGGAAGTGCGAGGAGCCGTAGGCCACGTCCGCCACGATGGCCAGCGTCGTGAGCGGCGAGAGATGCACCGTGGCCATGCCGGCCAGTTCGATGAAGTTGCCGACCGCCTTGCGCGCGATGAAGTTATCCACCTGTGGCGTGGAGTTCTCCTGCGGCTTGCCTGCCACGCCGGCGATGTCCTGCACCAGGAAGTCGAGCGTCTGTTGCACCAGGATGCGGTACGTCTGCGAATTCTGAAACGCCCGCGGGATCAGCAGCGCGGCGCTTTCGCGCACCGCCCCGCCGACAATGCCGGCGCCGCTGCGGAGCGTCCGCTCGGGAATCGACAGCGTGTACAGCAGGTAGCGCTGCCAGGCGTCCCCCTCGGCGGATTGGGGATCAGGAATCGGCGGCGGGCCGGCGGGAACAGACTCAGACACGGCGATATCTCGTAGTTTGTTCAGGGACTCGACTCGCCAGCGGAACTGTCCTCATCCGGCAGCGGTTCCGCGGCATCGTTCGGCAATGAGAGTAGTTCGCTGGCCCAGGCCGGTAATCGCGGTGCGACGTGCAGAAAATCCACTTCGGGCCCACGCAGCTTCAACAGGATGACGTAGCCGATCGTCAGCCCGATCACGCCGCCGCCGATGATGCCGATCAACTGTCCCAGCCAGTTCGATTTCCGCGTGCGGCGCTGAAGCGCGGCCATCGATGGCGCTTGGCGCAGTTGCTCGACGTTCTGCACGAATTCGACTTGCAGACTCTTGCCGGGCGTTGATTGCGGCGCTGATTCGGCTGGCGTTGCGGACGGAACTTCGTCGCGCGCCGCCAAGGCTTCCGCGACGGCGAATTCCTCTACGCAGAGCGGGCACTGAAACCGCTGATCCGGGATCGCGTCGATCGGCAGGGTGATCCACTGCCGGCAATGCGGGCAAGGGGCGATCGTCGCCATGGCTCCTCCGTGGTTGGCCACCAACAGCGAGCAGTCTACCAACTATTTCACAGCGCCGGCGCGGAGGCCGGCCGCAAAATCCTTGAGCTGCTTGTCGTCTGCGCCGTCCAATACCGTCGGCAGGTGTTGCTCGACCCAAGCCAAAGCGCCGGCATACTCGACATGGGCCAAACGCTGAAATTCCGCGACCAACGGCGCCAATTCATCGGACTGGATCGTGTCCGCCGGCGGCACTTCGTAGAATTCAGCTAGGTAGCGCCGTATCTGCTGCGCGATTTCGACGCCGAAATGATGCCAACCGGTGGTTTCGCCGGAAGCGCTCGCCGCTCGGAGCGGCGTCGAAGTGCCGAGGAGCGCTTTGGTCATCAGGAACCAAGGCGAACGTGCGGTTTTAGTTTGCATGACTACGCCTCACAGTTAACAGCCGCTGGGAAACGAATGCCTGGGGTAGCTCCGACGGCCGTGATCGCGCGCGGAAACACCCCTTCCGAGTTGCGACGATCGGTGATCGACGCCGGGCGGCACGCGTGACGCGGTGATGAGCGATTGGGGGCAGAAGGCGCAGGTGGCCCTAGGAGTCAAAAAGACTACTGCAAACATAGCTTTTGCCGCCGACCGATGTCGCCGCAATTTGCGGCAACCCGCAAATTGTTGCAAGTTATTGTCACAATGCGACTTGCGAACGGACAATGTGACTTGCATGCAACAATTACTCGGCGGCGGCCTATTTTTGACATACATGGTTGTCAAAAACTTGGCGGCCGGTATCATTTCTGATAAGGAATGAGTGATATGGGCACGGTGGAAACATCAGACGACCAAATGCTTGACCTCCTCCGTCGGAGGGGGCCGCAGGGCATTTTGGACCTGGTTCGGACGACCGGCGTCACCGCCACGGCCGTGCGACAGCGATTGACC
This region includes:
- a CDS encoding 2OG-Fe(II) oxygenase family protein → MEKQVAFAFPTPIGHFEVPDSEAVNRELRRLILEKATTVPSENYSNTGGWHSKADALEWPRAEIKILKAWIFEAVQHMVKTTFEMMEGANIRTSGTGNLKVVGWANICRTGDYHRIHNHPGSAWSGVYYVSGGTDAPEHPLSGQLELLDPRPFTEMVSTPGSPFGQKLLVKAQSGMMVLFPGWLYHCVNPYFGAGERISIAFNALPV
- a CDS encoding TIGR01777 family oxidoreductase gives rise to the protein MNISEAFPFGRIVIAGGSGFLGTSLAAHLAELGAEVVVLSRGNAQVHGAVRYIHWDARTLGDWQAALDGASALVNLAGRSVDCIKTPDHMDEIVRSRVEATRVLGQAVRNVAAPPPVWVQMSTAHIYGDAPELICTEDSAFGYGLAPHVGCAWEEAFRASVLPTQRGVVLRTSFVIGRNRGVGAGALDRLRTVVKLGLGGRVGSGRQGISWIHEHDLHRIVDRAVVNPEMHGAYIASSPHPVSQVEFMRALRRTMRMPVGLPATAWMVRFGAHYFLHTDPELALYGRYVIPQRLLDQGFEFRFDHLEEALGEALAIRPAGSATSPALP
- a CDS encoding SRPBCC family protein gives rise to the protein MARFRLVTDIAAPIDVCFDLACDIDFHTRSLVGTGERAVAGRTTGLIGPGESVTWEARHLGIRQRLTVEVTTFERPGYFRDVMTAGAFRSFAHDHRFEAQDGRTTMTDEVEFRSPLGPLGWLVDRLYLTGYLRRLLEGRCQAIKREAESVAQREA
- a CDS encoding class I SAM-dependent methyltransferase; the protein is MTLDNRLFSEKFPRSSKYHPEWVVGSASGGANALWLTEWLAEAMDLRPGMRVLDLGCGRAMSSIFLHREFGVQVWATDLWFDASENLQRIRDAGAEDGVFPIHADARSLPYAADFFDAIVSIDSFIYYGTDDMYLSYLARLVKPGGPIGIAGAGLVREIEGALPDHLRAWWTPELWSLHSANWWRRHWERTGIMEIDTADTMPDGWQLWRDWHKLVAPHNEAEINTLGADRGEYLGYVRHVGRRRADAQLEEPIATIPMQYAKMPLLRGE
- a CDS encoding nucleotidyl transferase AbiEii/AbiGii toxin family protein, with protein sequence MKNLFKGARILSLRLGGGRQSLDLDANLRTSFIEQFQDRNDLQRELERAMVLAIRRRFDEQDPVRFELTRLRVTSHPPQSHPLGWDAFVAKLSVEDRTQAVRGLPAIALDLAAPEELRETSVGRIKIGGHEVHAYTLERIAGEKLRAFLSSLPTYLAKKERSAGAVRAKDLYDISRIRQARGLQNEEFWHSVGLEFKLACKSRYVDCDGLSSFHEQWDVTRRTYSAGIIPSDISFDEVEKTIDEIVEFFARVGIIPFQFPMPRQGKT
- a CDS encoding VOC family protein; protein product: MKELDPSIAYVGASGYLHLYFETDDIAALAAQYRANGVEFVKDVHDTAWSTREFVIRDDQGHTLYFGEPLEPSADSE